The Mucilaginibacter mallensis genome has a segment encoding these proteins:
- a CDS encoding NADH-quinone oxidoreductase subunit A: protein MEVQSLPVNYLPIIFQMLVALGFVVTTMFVTHKIGPKRKTKDKLTPFESGIEVIGNARTPISIKYFLVAILFVLFDVEVIFMYPWAVNFKALGTGGLIEMFIFMATLLLGFIYVIKKGALDWD, encoded by the coding sequence ATGGAAGTACAAAGTTTGCCGGTAAATTATTTGCCCATTATTTTTCAAATGCTGGTAGCACTTGGTTTTGTGGTTACCACTATGTTTGTTACCCACAAAATTGGGCCAAAGCGTAAAACAAAGGATAAGTTAACCCCATTTGAGTCGGGTATCGAAGTTATCGGTAATGCCCGCACACCTATCTCCATTAAATATTTCCTGGTAGCCATACTGTTTGTATTGTTTGATGTGGAAGTAATATTTATGTACCCATGGGCAGTTAACTTTAAAGCTTTAGGCACAGGCGGATTGATAGAGATGTTCATCTTTATGGCCACGCTGCTATTAGGCTTTATCTATGTAATAAAAAAAGGCGCTTTAGACTGGGATTAA